One genomic window of Salvia miltiorrhiza cultivar Shanhuang (shh) chromosome 4, IMPLAD_Smil_shh, whole genome shotgun sequence includes the following:
- the LOC131019407 gene encoding cytochrome b-c1 complex subunit 6-like: MADEEPVDPKRELEDRCKAPCTRPLKEYQACSKRIQGDESGHKHCTGQYFDYWRCVDNCVATKLFSHLK; encoded by the exons AT GGCTGACGAGGAGCCTGTAGATCCAAAGAGGGAACTTGAAGACCGTTGCAAGGCACCATGCACGAGGCCACTTAAAGAATATCAG GCCTGTTCTAAGAGAATTCAAGGTGATGAATCGGGACACAAGCACTGTACGGGACAATATTTTGATTATTGGCGCTGTGTTGACAATTGC GTTGCTACTAAGTTGTTTTCGCATCTCAAATAA
- the LOC131019405 gene encoding probable WRKY transcription factor 27 — translation MKMVRQMTQEELSADSWAWRKYGQKPIKGSPYPRNYYRCSTSKGCAASKQVERSPRVSYSGEHTHPRPTHQSSLAGSTRSKLASPPPKGGINSAVLSQKGSMASSSSSPATGASFSPDTPTIDAEAAAQNNDVQMAEEDDGAGDEDDENIIMIPSDLMNDDDDMFRGFQDSEDHSSGSGGDFFSMSSPPWTSTSSPGTFNGGD, via the exons ATGAAAATGGTTCGTCAAATGACACAAGAAGAGCTCTCTGCAGATTCATGGGCATGGAGAAAATACGGTCAGAAGCCCATTAAAGGCTCTCCATATCCGAG AAACTACTACCGGTGCAGCACGTCGAAAGGCTGCGCTGCCAGTAAACAGGTGGAGCGCAGCCCAAGGGTCTCATACTCCGGCGAGCACACTCACCCGCGCCCGACTCACCAGAGCTCACTTGCCGGCAGCACCCGCAGCAAACTCGCTTCTCCACCGCCCAAAGGCGGCATCAATAGCGCAGTTCTATCCCAAAAGGGCTCgatggcttcttcttcttcgtcgcCCGCCACCGGAGCGAGTTTCTCTCCGGATACTCCGACGATAGACGCCGAAGCCGCGGCGCAGAACAACGACGTGCAGATGGCCGAGGAGGACGACGGCGCAGGAGACGAGGACGACGAGAATATAATCATGATCCCGAGTGATTTGATGAACGACGATGATGACATGTTCAGAGGATTTCAAGATTCAGAAGATCACTCTAGCGGCAGCGGCGGAGACTTCTTTTCGATGTCGTCCCCGCCGTGGACATCGACCAGCTCCCCCGGCACATTCAACGGCGGCGACTGA